A single region of the Enterobacter cloacae complex sp. R_G8 genome encodes:
- a CDS encoding ABC transporter substrate-binding protein: MTIKTGMMVSAALLAALSLPLQAAEPVKVGSKIDTEGALLGNIILQVLESHGVKTVNKVQLGTTPVVRGAITSGELDIYPEYTGNGAFFFKDENDPAWKNAKAGYEKVKKLDAEQNKLVWLTPAPANNTWTIAVRKDVAEKGKMTSLADLSRYLKEKGDFKLAASAEFIERPDALPAFEKAYDFKLDQAQLLSLAGGDTAVTIKAAAQQTSGVNAAMAYGTDGPVAALGLQTLTDPKGVQPIYAPTPVVRQAVLKAYPDIAEWLKPVFEKLDEKTLQQLNASIAVEGLDAKKVAADFLKQQGLVK; encoded by the coding sequence ATGACGATTAAAACGGGGATGATGGTTTCTGCGGCGTTGCTCGCGGCGCTAAGCCTGCCGCTACAGGCGGCAGAACCGGTAAAAGTGGGCTCGAAGATCGATACCGAGGGTGCGCTGCTCGGTAATATCATTTTGCAGGTACTGGAAAGCCACGGCGTGAAAACCGTCAATAAAGTCCAGCTGGGCACCACGCCAGTGGTACGCGGCGCCATCACCTCCGGCGAGCTGGATATCTACCCGGAATATACCGGCAACGGGGCATTCTTCTTCAAAGATGAAAACGATCCGGCATGGAAAAACGCCAAAGCCGGGTATGAAAAAGTCAAAAAACTCGATGCAGAACAGAACAAGCTGGTCTGGCTGACCCCGGCTCCGGCCAACAACACCTGGACCATCGCGGTGCGTAAAGACGTGGCGGAGAAAGGCAAAATGACCTCGCTGGCGGATCTCAGCCGCTATCTGAAAGAGAAGGGCGACTTTAAGCTTGCGGCCTCCGCGGAGTTTATCGAGCGTCCGGACGCGCTGCCTGCTTTCGAAAAAGCCTACGACTTCAAGCTCGACCAGGCACAGCTGCTCTCGCTCGCGGGCGGTGACACCGCAGTGACCATCAAGGCGGCGGCGCAGCAGACCTCTGGCGTCAATGCGGCGATGGCCTACGGTACGGACGGCCCGGTCGCGGCGCTTGGCCTGCAAACCTTAACCGATCCGAAAGGCGTTCAGCCTATTTATGCCCCAACGCCCGTGGTGCGTCAGGCGGTGCTGAAAGCCTACCCGGATATCGCTGAATGGCTCAAACCGGTCTTTGAAAAACTGGATGAGAAAACGCTGCAACAGCTCAACGCCAGCATTGCCGTAGAGGGACTGGATGCCAAAAAAGTGGCCGCCGACTTCCTGAAACAACAAGGGCTTGTGAAGTAA
- a CDS encoding ABC transporter permease: MPIKCHNRVLLLLACVAMAAVALPFVNVAPNRLMSGEGRALWQVWPFTPLLLVVALGALVVLSLSRGRVAQWLTLLLSEGLFITLFWSAGLAATHMTSAESPLARTTVGSGLWLWLALCLLACSDAIRRLIPSSAWRWVLNAQIWCVPLLLLFSGELNNLSLLKEYANRQEVFDDALAQHLTILFGTLFPALLLGVPLGMWCYRHPSRQGGVFAVLNVIQTIPSVALFGLLIAPLAGLVKSFPALAAVGIAGTGLTPALIALVLYALLPLVRGVVAGLSQVAPDVLESAHAMGMSRRQCFWQIQLPLALPLLLRSLRVVAVQTVGMAVIAALIGAGGFGALVFQGLLSSALDLVLLGVVPTIALAVVIDALFALWLALLGRRAND, translated from the coding sequence GTGCCAATAAAATGTCATAACCGCGTACTGCTGCTGTTGGCCTGTGTGGCCATGGCGGCGGTCGCGCTACCGTTTGTCAATGTGGCGCCTAACCGCCTGATGTCGGGGGAAGGGCGCGCACTCTGGCAGGTCTGGCCGTTTACGCCGCTGCTGCTGGTTGTAGCGCTGGGTGCACTGGTTGTGCTCTCGCTCAGCCGTGGGCGGGTTGCACAATGGCTGACGCTACTCCTCAGTGAAGGCCTCTTCATCACCTTGTTCTGGAGTGCCGGGCTTGCCGCCACGCACATGACCTCGGCGGAAAGTCCACTGGCGCGAACCACCGTGGGCAGTGGACTGTGGCTGTGGCTGGCGCTGTGTCTGCTGGCCTGCAGCGATGCGATCCGCCGCCTGATCCCGTCGTCTGCCTGGCGCTGGGTGCTCAATGCCCAGATCTGGTGTGTTCCGTTGCTGCTGCTGTTCAGCGGTGAGCTGAATAATCTCTCGCTGTTAAAAGAGTACGCCAACCGTCAGGAGGTGTTTGATGATGCACTGGCGCAACACCTGACGATCCTCTTCGGCACGCTGTTCCCGGCGTTACTGCTGGGGGTACCGCTGGGCATGTGGTGTTACCGTCATCCTTCCCGCCAGGGCGGGGTTTTTGCCGTGCTCAACGTGATCCAGACCATTCCTTCCGTGGCTCTGTTTGGCCTGCTGATTGCGCCGCTTGCGGGACTGGTGAAGTCATTTCCGGCCTTAGCCGCAGTCGGTATCGCCGGAACCGGATTAACCCCCGCGCTGATTGCCCTGGTGCTGTACGCGCTGCTGCCGCTGGTCCGCGGCGTGGTGGCGGGCTTAAGCCAGGTCGCGCCGGATGTGCTGGAGAGCGCCCATGCAATGGGGATGAGCCGGCGCCAGTGCTTCTGGCAGATCCAGCTCCCGCTGGCCTTGCCCCTGCTGCTGCGTAGCCTGCGGGTGGTGGCGGTCCAGACCGTCGGGATGGCGGTGATCGCCGCGCTGATTGGCGCTGGTGGCTTTGGTGCGCTGGTGTTCCAGGGGCTGCTGAGTAGCGCGCTGGATCTGGTGTTACTGGGCGTGGTGCCCACGATTGCACTGGCGGTCGTCATCGATGCGCTGTTTGCCTTATGGCTCGCGTTGCTCGGGAGAAGAGCCAATGATTGA
- a CDS encoding ABC transporter ATP-binding protein yields the protein MIEFHDVSKTFAGRPAASHLNLNFAEGAFSVLIGTSGSGKSTTLKMINRLVEHDSGVIRFAGEEIRSLPVLELRRRMGYAIQSIGLFPHWSVAQNIATVLQLEKWSRAKTDARVDELMSLLGLEPGLRDRYPHQLSGGQQQRVGVARALAANPQVLLMDEPFGALDPVTRGALQTEMTRIHRILGRTIVLVTHDIDEALRLADHLVLMDHGEVIQQGTPLDLLTHPKNDFVREFFGRSELGVRLLSLRTVSDYMRRQDVAISGEPLQEQMSLRDALSAFVARQCEVLPVTDAAGAPCGTLHFRDLLAGEVTREGHA from the coding sequence ATGATTGAATTTCACGATGTCAGTAAAACGTTTGCCGGCCGTCCGGCGGCAAGCCACCTGAACCTGAATTTTGCCGAGGGGGCGTTTTCGGTACTGATTGGCACCTCGGGTTCGGGGAAATCCACCACCCTGAAGATGATCAACCGCCTGGTGGAGCACGACAGCGGTGTAATACGTTTTGCCGGGGAAGAGATCCGCAGCCTGCCGGTGCTGGAGTTGCGTCGTCGCATGGGCTACGCCATCCAGTCCATCGGCCTGTTTCCCCACTGGTCGGTCGCGCAGAACATTGCCACCGTGCTGCAGCTGGAAAAATGGTCGCGGGCAAAGACTGACGCACGAGTGGACGAGCTTATGTCGCTGCTGGGGTTAGAGCCCGGGCTGCGTGACCGCTACCCGCATCAGCTTTCGGGCGGACAACAGCAGCGTGTGGGGGTGGCGCGCGCGCTGGCGGCCAATCCGCAGGTGCTGCTGATGGATGAGCCTTTTGGCGCGCTGGATCCGGTCACACGCGGGGCGCTGCAGACTGAGATGACCCGCATTCACCGGATCCTTGGCCGAACGATCGTCCTCGTGACGCACGATATTGATGAGGCGCTGAGGCTGGCCGACCATCTGGTGTTGATGGATCACGGCGAAGTGATCCAGCAGGGCACGCCACTTGACCTGTTGACCCATCCGAAGAACGATTTTGTGCGCGAGTTTTTTGGCCGCAGCGAACTGGGCGTCAGGCTGCTCTCCCTGCGAACCGTCAGCGATTATATGCGTCGACAGGATGTGGCGATAAGCGGTGAACCGTTACAGGAACAGATGAGCCTGCGGGACGCGCTATCCGCCTTTGTGGCGCGCCAGTGCGAGGTCTTGCCGGTGACGGATGCCGCAGGCGCACCGTGCGGCACCCTGCATTTTCGCGATCTGCTGGCCGGGGAGGTGACGCGTGAAGGTCATGCGTGA
- a CDS encoding ABC transporter permease, whose protein sequence is MKVMRDPLLWLTGLFVALLFLMPHSAALFSSLFPGLPRPVYQQESFVNLALAHLWLVALSSAIAVVLGVGAGIAVTRPWGREFRPLVETIAAIGQTFPPVAVLAIAVPVIGFGQQPAIIALILYGVLPVLQGTLAGIASVPASVLSVAEGMGMSNGQRLCKVELPLAAPVIIAGIRTSVIINIGTATIASTVGANTLGTPIIIGLSGFNTAYIIQGAVLVALAAIVVDRLFERLAQFLSRHRHEQ, encoded by the coding sequence GTGAAGGTCATGCGTGATCCGCTCCTCTGGCTGACAGGGCTTTTTGTTGCCTTGCTGTTTCTGATGCCGCACAGCGCGGCGCTGTTCAGCTCACTCTTTCCCGGCCTGCCGCGACCGGTCTATCAGCAGGAGAGTTTTGTCAATCTTGCCCTTGCGCACCTGTGGCTGGTGGCGCTCTCCAGCGCGATTGCCGTGGTGCTGGGCGTGGGCGCCGGGATTGCGGTAACACGGCCCTGGGGGAGAGAGTTTCGCCCGCTGGTGGAGACAATTGCGGCTATCGGGCAGACATTTCCGCCGGTGGCGGTCCTGGCGATTGCGGTGCCGGTGATCGGGTTTGGTCAGCAACCGGCCATCATTGCGCTGATTCTTTACGGCGTGCTGCCTGTTCTTCAGGGGACGCTGGCGGGCATTGCGTCGGTACCGGCATCGGTACTGAGCGTGGCCGAAGGGATGGGCATGAGCAACGGTCAGCGACTGTGCAAGGTTGAACTGCCGCTTGCGGCACCGGTGATTATCGCGGGGATCCGTACGTCGGTGATTATTAACATCGGCACGGCGACCATCGCGTCTACGGTGGGGGCCAATACGCTGGGAACGCCGATCATCATCGGCTTAAGCGGGTTTAATACGGCCTATATAATCCAGGGGGCGGTACTGGTCGCGCTGGCGGCCATCGTCGTCGATCGCCTGTTTGAGCGGCTGGCTCAATTCCTCAGCCGACACCGCCACGAACAATAA
- a CDS encoding protein YohO, with protein MKATKLAVITLFVLMAVSGIGGVMLAGYSFIVRGGVG; from the coding sequence ATGAAGGCAACCAAACTGGCCGTAATTACCCTTTTTGTACTGATGGCCGTCAGCGGCATCGGCGGCGTGATGCTGGCCGGGTACTCATTTATTGTTCGTGGCGGTGTCGGCTGA
- the mlrA gene encoding HTH-type transcriptional regulator MlrA — translation MALYTIGEVALLCDINPVTLRAWQRRYGLLKPQRTDGGHRLFNDADIDRIREIKSWIDNGVQVGKVKSLLSHDDPDTQHLWREQQETLLRLLQAGNLQRLRAWIKEQGRDYPAQTLISHLFIPLRRRLQCQHSTLQALLSMLDGVLINYIAVCLASARNKGGKDALVVGWNVHDTTRLWLEAWIATQQGWRVDVLAHSLAQLRPEFFDGQTLLVWCGEVPSASQQQLLTEWREHGYPVYALSPDEP, via the coding sequence ATGGCGCTTTACACGATCGGTGAAGTGGCACTCCTTTGTGACATCAATCCCGTCACGCTACGGGCATGGCAGAGACGGTATGGTTTACTCAAACCGCAGCGAACGGACGGTGGTCACCGTCTTTTCAACGATGCCGATATCGACCGGATCCGCGAAATCAAAAGCTGGATCGACAACGGTGTACAGGTGGGCAAGGTTAAGTCGCTGCTCAGTCATGACGATCCCGACACACAACACCTCTGGCGCGAACAACAGGAAACCCTGCTGCGGCTCCTGCAGGCGGGTAACCTCCAGCGCCTGCGCGCGTGGATAAAAGAGCAAGGCCGCGATTATCCGGCGCAAACGCTAATCAGCCATCTTTTCATCCCGCTTCGTCGACGGCTGCAATGTCAGCACTCCACCCTGCAGGCGCTGCTGAGTATGCTCGACGGCGTTCTTATCAACTACATCGCCGTTTGTCTTGCCTCGGCGAGAAACAAAGGCGGAAAAGACGCGCTGGTTGTCGGCTGGAACGTGCACGACACCACGCGGCTGTGGCTGGAAGCCTGGATCGCCACCCAACAGGGCTGGCGTGTGGATGTTCTGGCGCATTCGCTTGCCCAGCTGCGGCCCGAATTTTTCGACGGCCAGACCCTGCTGGTCTGGTGCGGCGAAGTGCCCTCCGCCTCGCAGCAACAGTTGCTGACGGAATGGCGGGAACACGGTTATCCAGTTTACGCCCTCAGTCCCGACGAGCCGTAA